The following are from one region of the Geoalkalibacter subterraneus genome:
- the cobO gene encoding cob(I)yrinic acid a,c-diamide adenosyltransferase, with product MSFRRLISDELERLQPQHPRGLTVVITGHGKGKTTAALGMALRALGHGLKVCIVQFMKGDMHAGEWDAVAKLDDSVELVATGRGFLGLQGNTSSRQQHRDNAQQALNLVRDRMARGDCDLLILDEINNAVHLKLVDLEQVVELIRNRPAAMHLVLTGRDARPEVIEAADTVSEVREIKHAYRKGIEPQPGIDY from the coding sequence ATGAGTTTTCGCCGTCTGATCAGCGATGAGCTTGAGCGCCTGCAGCCGCAGCATCCCCGAGGACTGACGGTCGTGATTACCGGTCATGGCAAAGGCAAGACCACGGCAGCTCTCGGGATGGCGCTCCGTGCCCTGGGGCATGGCCTGAAGGTGTGTATTGTGCAGTTCATGAAAGGGGACATGCACGCCGGCGAGTGGGATGCCGTTGCCAAACTTGATGATTCGGTGGAGCTTGTTGCCACCGGCCGCGGCTTTTTGGGCCTGCAGGGCAATACCAGCTCGCGGCAGCAGCATCGGGACAATGCCCAGCAGGCTCTGAACCTGGTACGTGACAGGATGGCCCGGGGCGACTGTGATCTGCTGATCCTTGACGAGATCAACAATGCCGTGCACCTCAAACTGGTCGATCTGGAACAGGTCGTTGAATTGATCCGCAACCGCCCAGCCGCCATGCACCTGGTGCTGACCGGCCGTGATGCCCGTCCGGAGGTCATTGAGGCGGCCGATACCGTCAGCGAAGTGCGCGAGATCAAGCACGCCTATCGCAAGGGGATCGAGCCGCAGCCGGGAATCGACTACTGA
- a CDS encoding sigma-54-dependent transcriptional regulator, which translates to MTADTLFPALPVVLVDDERAWLRSLRLVLERSAGINNIICCSDPREALESLARRPAALMLLDLVMPAISGEQVLEEVVRDYPDIPVIVLTGMNRVEAAVRCIKLGAFDYLVKTAEEERLVTVVRHALRMAELQRENTDMRRRFLHDEVAHPEAFADLITADKKMRSVFQYLEAVAPSSQPVLITGESGTGKELVARGLHRLSRPQQPWVAVNVAGLDDNVFSDTLFGHERGAFTGADRARAGLVEEARGGILFLDEIGDLSPPSQVKLLRLLQEGEYFPLGSDRPRRLKARVVVSTNRDLERAQAQGAFRRDLYYRLRTHHVHLPPLRERPGDIPLLLEHFLAETAHELDKRKPTAPPELSVLLSNYVFPGNVRELRAMVYDAVSVHQSRKLSMDIFRRAMGEFTGSGEDFTGGRSAGQLVFPEILPTLDQAVSQLIDEALARTGGNQTIAAGLLGISRPALNKRLSRRRTNDESL; encoded by the coding sequence TTGACAGCTGACACTCTTTTCCCCGCTTTGCCCGTGGTGCTGGTCGATGACGAGCGCGCCTGGCTGCGATCGCTGCGATTGGTTCTGGAACGCTCCGCCGGCATCAACAATATCATCTGCTGCAGCGACCCCCGGGAAGCTCTGGAGTCGCTGGCGAGGCGTCCGGCGGCTCTGATGCTGCTCGACCTGGTGATGCCGGCCATCTCCGGCGAGCAGGTTCTTGAAGAGGTGGTGCGTGATTATCCGGATATCCCGGTGATTGTGCTCACCGGCATGAACCGGGTGGAAGCCGCGGTGCGCTGCATCAAGCTGGGCGCCTTCGACTACCTGGTGAAGACCGCCGAAGAGGAGCGCCTGGTGACGGTGGTGCGCCATGCCTTGCGCATGGCGGAACTGCAACGGGAAAACACCGACATGCGTCGCCGGTTTCTGCATGATGAGGTCGCTCATCCCGAGGCTTTTGCCGACCTGATTACCGCAGACAAAAAGATGCGCTCGGTGTTCCAGTATCTCGAAGCGGTCGCGCCGTCCTCACAACCGGTATTGATCACAGGGGAAAGCGGGACGGGCAAGGAACTGGTCGCCCGCGGGCTGCACCGGTTGAGCCGTCCGCAGCAGCCCTGGGTCGCCGTCAATGTTGCGGGGCTGGATGACAACGTCTTCTCCGATACTCTGTTCGGTCACGAACGCGGCGCGTTCACCGGGGCGGACCGCGCCCGCGCAGGTCTGGTGGAAGAAGCGCGCGGCGGCATTCTTTTCCTCGATGAAATCGGTGATCTCAGCCCGCCCTCACAGGTCAAACTGCTGCGGCTGCTGCAGGAAGGGGAGTATTTTCCCCTGGGCAGTGACCGGCCCCGCCGGCTCAAGGCGCGGGTGGTGGTTTCGACTAACCGGGATCTGGAGCGCGCTCAGGCCCAGGGAGCATTTCGCAGGGATCTCTATTACCGCCTGCGTACGCATCATGTCCATCTCCCGCCGCTACGGGAACGTCCCGGGGATATCCCTTTGCTGCTGGAACATTTTCTCGCTGAAACCGCTCATGAACTCGACAAGCGCAAGCCTACCGCTCCCCCGGAACTTTCAGTCCTGCTTTCAAACTATGTCTTCCCCGGAAATGTCAGGGAACTCAGGGCGATGGTGTACGATGCGGTCAGCGTGCACCAGTCACGCAAGCTATCGATGGATATTTTCCGCCGCGCGATGGGGGAGTTCACGGGCTCCGGGGAAGATTTCACGGGCGGACGGAGTGCCGGACAGCTTGTCTTCCCCGAAATTTTGCCGACCTTGGATCAGGCAGTCTCCCAGCTGATCGATGAAGCTCTGGCACGTACCGGTGGGAATCAGACAATTGCTGCCGGGCTGCTGGGCATATCCCGACCGGCTCTGAACAAGCGCCTTTCCCGTCGCAGAACGAATGACGAATCGTTGTAA
- the mnmH gene encoding tRNA 2-selenouridine(34) synthase MnmH, whose translation MNGLKIKVEAALQQRDRGALLIDTRTPEEFAEATIPGAVNVPLFSNEERARVGTVYHREGAAAARLLSVDLVAPRIPALVREVMGLCGDDRSSVIVFCWRGGERSRAVATFLRLAGISARQLEGGHKAFRAYVRQYFERGQWGRLLVLRGLTGVGKTRFLLKLRDRGHPVIDLEGLANHRGSAFGALGCAPQPSQKMFEALLWDELRHVGLEGYALAEGESRHIGKCRLPAEVYASLQEETSLWLHASAEVRVKRLLEDYPAVEQCRDQFRGPIQALRRRLGGERVARLLALLDEGDWENLAGELMLYYYDPLYRHTLPQRRIEIEVEDEEAALPAVEKAIQTVLVEPRRTGA comes from the coding sequence GTGAACGGACTCAAAATCAAAGTAGAAGCTGCTTTGCAGCAGCGTGATCGCGGCGCGCTGCTCATTGATACCCGAACACCGGAAGAGTTTGCTGAGGCCACCATCCCCGGCGCGGTCAATGTTCCTCTGTTCAGCAACGAGGAGCGCGCCAGGGTTGGGACGGTTTATCACCGCGAAGGGGCGGCGGCTGCGCGCCTGTTGTCGGTGGATCTGGTGGCGCCGCGTATTCCTGCGCTGGTGCGCGAGGTGATGGGGCTTTGCGGCGATGACAGGTCGTCGGTTATTGTTTTCTGCTGGCGCGGCGGCGAGCGCAGCCGGGCGGTGGCGACTTTTCTGCGGTTGGCCGGCATTTCCGCGCGTCAGCTGGAAGGGGGCCATAAGGCGTTTCGTGCCTACGTCCGGCAATACTTTGAGCGAGGGCAGTGGGGGAGATTGCTGGTCTTGCGCGGACTTACCGGCGTGGGGAAGACCCGCTTTCTTCTGAAACTGCGGGATCGCGGCCACCCCGTGATCGACCTGGAGGGGTTGGCCAATCACCGCGGCAGTGCGTTCGGGGCACTGGGGTGTGCGCCGCAGCCGAGCCAGAAGATGTTCGAAGCCTTGTTGTGGGACGAGTTGCGCCATGTCGGCCTTGAGGGGTACGCCCTGGCCGAGGGGGAAAGCCGCCACATCGGCAAATGCCGTCTTCCCGCCGAGGTTTATGCCTCTCTGCAGGAGGAAACATCCCTGTGGCTGCACGCTTCCGCCGAGGTGCGGGTCAAGCGCCTGCTGGAAGATTATCCTGCCGTCGAGCAGTGCCGGGATCAGTTTCGCGGACCCATTCAGGCTTTGCGCCGGAGACTTGGCGGAGAGCGGGTCGCGCGCCTGCTGGCGCTGCTTGATGAGGGTGACTGGGAAAATCTGGCCGGCGAGCTGATGCTCTATTATTACGACCCTCTTTACCGCCATACTCTGCCGCAGAGGCGCATTGAAATCGAGGTGGAGGATGAAGAGGCCGCACTCCCGGCGGTTGAAAAAGCCATTCAAACAGTGCTTGTGGAACCTCGCCGCACGGGGGCCTGA
- a CDS encoding DUF169 domain-containing protein produces MECLISQVMDLELEPVALLWQEQKPDGAYQLAEDKLGCIMELVTRAAHGETTTCDQKTAGCLSAGLGLGLESRLKKFPGGPECYCYYLSIGNKRWERGRQVGELVRMSLGEEYFSDFMEGRRYFRTPELARKFLATLPTTEIPGNYVTFMPLKKVDPREGAPQSVIFLVNPNQLAALTTLVGYSRTSFDNILFPQASSCQAVGIFPYREALAIKPRAVVGLADIHARSQAQCLLGSDKMSFTIPFSMLPELEQNVWGSFLEGQTWKDLSSSDNKESISHVI; encoded by the coding sequence ATGGAGTGCTTGATCTCTCAAGTCATGGACCTTGAACTTGAACCTGTCGCCCTGTTGTGGCAGGAGCAGAAACCTGATGGGGCTTATCAACTCGCTGAGGACAAGCTCGGCTGCATCATGGAACTGGTCACCCGCGCAGCGCACGGGGAGACGACGACCTGCGACCAGAAGACAGCGGGGTGTCTCAGCGCCGGTCTCGGGCTTGGCCTCGAATCGCGTTTGAAGAAATTTCCCGGTGGGCCGGAATGCTACTGCTACTACCTCTCGATCGGCAACAAGCGCTGGGAGCGCGGCCGGCAGGTGGGAGAGCTGGTACGCATGAGCCTGGGGGAGGAATACTTCTCCGATTTCATGGAAGGACGCCGCTATTTCCGCACGCCGGAACTGGCGCGGAAGTTTCTGGCGACTCTGCCGACTACTGAAATTCCCGGAAATTACGTCACCTTCATGCCATTGAAGAAGGTCGATCCCCGCGAGGGCGCGCCGCAATCGGTGATTTTTCTGGTCAACCCAAACCAACTGGCGGCGCTGACCACCCTGGTGGGCTACAGCCGCACCAGTTTCGACAACATCCTCTTTCCGCAGGCGTCCAGCTGTCAGGCGGTGGGGATTTTCCCATACCGCGAGGCCCTGGCCATCAAGCCGCGCGCCGTGGTGGGGCTCGCCGATATCCATGCCCGTTCCCAGGCCCAGTGCCTGCTCGGCAGCGACAAGATGAGCTTTACCATTCCCTTCTCCATGCTACCTGAGCTGGAGCAGAACGTCTGGGGGAGTTTTCTTGAAGGGCAGACCTGGAAAGATCTGTCCAGCAGCGACAACAAGGAGAGCATCTCTCACGTCATCTAG
- a CDS encoding sensor domain-containing protein encodes MTPDLQKKFAETCHGDRFQRVLPALLTRMGDGVFLVGEGGALLDFNAQACKMLGYAGRELANLKWSDLLAYPCDPGGCLVLQGSLEAKPPVHECVMRRCDGQMIPVEINAGRLEDESEELLFYLVRDISARKDAENRLRRSEQRFRSFFKNAAAGMAILNPIGDFLEANDAFCAFIGYEPHELKQMNVEQITADANLEETRRYYQQVREERTLCFNYEKEYRRKDGSHVCGRVTVAWVHDDSGRAQYGIGLVQDTTDQRAAQKDIERLVNFDPLTGLPNRRHFQDALLQDLARFEDSGAALGVLFLDLDHFKRVNDTMGHGAGDQLLRLAGSRLVELTGPSDLVARLGGDEFAVVLREINAIEDVAVIAEKVRQGFETPFICDGEECLISVSVGIAVVPDDGQDVEALLKNAEIAMYDAKESGRNLHRFYSSDIHARAAYRQLLDGHLAQALEKEEFTLHYQPQFNLGTGKLVGMEALLRWSNPVLGPIAPDRFICLAEESGLILKIGEWVLRTACRQARLWREQGFTGLRMAVNVSGRQFQEVHFAQRVARVLEECGLEPNALEIELTESCIMDNPDRVRRILLQLKEMGVHLAVDDFGTGYSSLSYLKGFPFSRVKIDRTFVHDVDTDPDDAVITQTIIAMAHTLGMEVLAEGAETEAHIRLLREYGCDEVQGFHCGRPLPEAAFTELLRQQLDSSSSPV; translated from the coding sequence ATGACTCCTGATTTGCAGAAAAAATTTGCCGAGACTTGCCATGGCGACCGTTTCCAACGCGTCCTGCCCGCGTTGCTGACGCGCATGGGCGACGGGGTTTTTCTGGTCGGCGAAGGGGGCGCTCTGCTCGACTTCAATGCCCAGGCCTGCAAGATGCTGGGGTATGCCGGCAGGGAGCTTGCGAATCTGAAGTGGTCCGATCTGCTGGCCTATCCCTGCGACCCCGGCGGTTGTCTGGTACTTCAGGGCAGCCTCGAGGCGAAGCCTCCTGTTCACGAGTGTGTCATGCGGCGTTGTGACGGCCAGATGATTCCCGTGGAGATCAACGCGGGGCGCCTGGAAGATGAGTCGGAAGAATTACTTTTTTACCTGGTGCGTGATATCTCCGCGCGAAAAGATGCTGAAAATCGCCTGCGCCGCAGTGAACAGCGCTTCCGCTCCTTTTTCAAGAATGCTGCAGCCGGTATGGCGATTCTCAACCCTATTGGAGATTTTCTCGAGGCTAATGACGCTTTCTGCGCCTTTATCGGTTACGAACCCCATGAACTGAAGCAGATGAATGTTGAGCAGATAACGGCTGACGCTAACCTGGAGGAAACCCGCCGTTATTACCAACAGGTTCGTGAAGAGCGAACCCTCTGTTTCAATTACGAAAAAGAGTATCGTCGCAAGGACGGCTCGCATGTTTGCGGGCGGGTGACAGTCGCCTGGGTTCATGATGATTCGGGACGCGCTCAATATGGCATCGGGCTGGTGCAGGATACTACCGATCAGCGTGCCGCCCAGAAAGACATTGAGCGCCTCGTCAATTTCGATCCATTGACGGGATTGCCGAACCGCAGGCATTTTCAGGACGCACTGCTTCAGGACCTGGCTCGCTTCGAAGACAGCGGTGCCGCGCTGGGGGTTTTGTTTCTTGACCTCGACCATTTCAAACGAGTTAACGATACCATGGGGCACGGCGCAGGCGATCAGTTGCTGCGGCTTGCCGGCAGCCGCCTGGTAGAGTTGACCGGCCCCTCCGACCTTGTGGCTCGCTTGGGCGGGGATGAGTTTGCCGTGGTGTTGCGGGAGATCAATGCGATCGAGGATGTGGCCGTCATTGCGGAGAAGGTGCGCCAGGGATTTGAAACACCCTTCATCTGTGATGGAGAGGAATGCCTGATCAGCGTCAGCGTAGGGATTGCCGTGGTTCCCGATGATGGCCAGGACGTCGAGGCGCTGCTCAAAAATGCCGAAATCGCCATGTACGATGCCAAGGAGTCCGGACGAAATCTGCATCGCTTTTATTCCAGCGATATTCACGCTCGGGCCGCATACAGGCAGCTTCTCGACGGGCATCTCGCCCAAGCCTTGGAGAAGGAGGAATTTACTCTTCACTATCAGCCGCAATTCAATCTGGGCACAGGGAAGCTGGTCGGAATGGAGGCCTTGCTGCGCTGGAGCAACCCGGTTCTGGGGCCGATTGCCCCTGATCGGTTTATTTGTCTGGCGGAAGAAAGCGGTCTGATTTTAAAAATCGGGGAATGGGTGTTGCGTACCGCCTGCCGCCAGGCGCGTCTGTGGCGGGAGCAGGGCTTCACCGGACTGCGAATGGCTGTCAACGTATCCGGAAGACAGTTTCAAGAAGTGCATTTTGCACAGAGGGTCGCACGGGTTCTTGAAGAGTGCGGACTCGAACCTAACGCCCTGGAAATCGAACTGACGGAAAGCTGCATCATGGACAATCCGGACCGGGTGCGCCGCATCCTGCTGCAACTCAAGGAGATGGGAGTTCATCTGGCCGTGGATGATTTCGGCACAGGCTACTCCTCTTTGAGCTACCTGAAAGGCTTTCCCTTCAGCCGGGTCAAGATTGACCGCACTTTCGTACATGATGTCGATACGGACCCGGATGATGCCGTTATCACGCAGACCATTATCGCTATGGCCCATACTCTCGGTATGGAGGTGCTCGCCGAGGGCGCAGAGACCGAAGCTCATATTCGCCTGTTGCGCGAATACGGCTGCGATGAAGTGCAGGGGTTTCACTGCGGACGGCCACTTCCGGAAGCTGCCTTTACTGAACTGTTGCGGCAACAGTTGGATTCTTCCAGTTCTCCTGTCTGA
- a CDS encoding putative bifunctional diguanylate cyclase/phosphodiesterase encodes MSQKTVDSSDKNRRQPAAQSIDGSDGESCLRERVRALEAELERMERQHQRHLQLERHLESLMAEMHQQREELLARNQELTRSRETLDHITRAYRVQASCNHALLQAGSEAALLTEVCRLIVEQGRFRLAWVGLVAADEACSIQPAAFFGKEALFLTNHSMSYGDNPYGQGPSGRAVRERRPVVCQDIASSPIFSRLRADALAEGLLSCISLPLIVDERCLGVLGIYSDERRVFDAEEVELLVELARQLAFGLEALRARTERSEALEQVRRLAYFDPLTELPNRRMFLERLEQAIAQSERESQQLALLFLDLDRFKDVNDTLGHEGGDALLAAVGRRLRGCVRQADTVARLGGDEFVVILHPAHGTAQVETVAKKIIASFDEPFSLAGNDIHTGTSIGIARYPADGTSIESLLRHADAAMYQAKADGRRTYRFFSAEMNRRIQAKLTLEQHLREAWARGEMSLHYQPQMLLRSGEIVGVEALLRWYSPVLGEVAPDRFIPLAEETGMLVPLSEWVLHTACRQMKVWHEAGYDHLRLSVNISARVFHSPGFVDSLDRMLAQTGLPPNRLMLEMTESTVMEKTEMAIMTLTDLKVRGVMLSLDDFGTGYSSLNHLRSFPIDQIKIDRSFLADFDCPFGQSAIIEAMIAMAHSLGIQVVAEGVEEQEQVDFLLSRHCDEVQGFYWEHPLPAIELLPHLRSRGRDTAGGMFH; translated from the coding sequence ATGTCGCAAAAAACAGTCGATTCGTCCGACAAAAACCGGCGGCAGCCGGCAGCGCAAAGCATTGATGGCTCCGATGGAGAGTCGTGCCTGCGTGAGCGGGTTCGTGCCCTTGAGGCTGAATTGGAACGGATGGAGCGACAGCATCAGCGTCATCTTCAACTCGAGAGGCATCTGGAAAGCCTGATGGCGGAGATGCATCAGCAGCGCGAGGAACTGCTGGCGCGCAATCAGGAACTGACCCGCTCCCGGGAAACCCTCGACCACATCACCCGCGCCTATCGGGTGCAGGCGTCATGCAATCATGCCCTGTTGCAGGCCGGCAGTGAAGCGGCGCTTCTCACCGAGGTCTGCCGCCTGATTGTCGAACAGGGGCGATTTCGCCTGGCGTGGGTCGGACTGGTCGCAGCCGACGAAGCGTGCAGCATCCAGCCTGCGGCCTTTTTCGGCAAAGAGGCGCTTTTTCTCACGAATCACTCCATGTCCTATGGCGACAACCCTTATGGCCAGGGGCCGAGCGGTCGCGCAGTGCGGGAGCGCAGGCCGGTAGTCTGCCAGGATATCGCCAGCAGTCCGATTTTTTCGCGCCTGCGTGCAGATGCCCTGGCCGAAGGACTTCTTTCGTGTATCTCCCTGCCGCTGATTGTCGATGAGCGTTGCCTGGGAGTGCTGGGGATTTATTCAGATGAGCGCAGAGTCTTCGATGCCGAAGAGGTCGAGCTTCTGGTTGAGCTGGCGAGACAACTGGCTTTCGGGCTGGAGGCTCTGCGTGCGCGAACCGAGCGCAGCGAAGCACTGGAACAGGTCCGCAGGCTGGCTTATTTCGACCCGCTGACCGAATTGCCCAACCGGCGCATGTTTCTCGAACGGCTCGAACAGGCCATTGCCCAGAGTGAGCGCGAATCCCAGCAGCTGGCTCTGCTGTTTCTCGATCTCGATCGCTTCAAGGATGTCAACGATACCCTCGGGCATGAAGGGGGTGATGCTCTGCTGGCTGCGGTCGGCCGCAGGTTGCGCGGCTGCGTGCGGCAGGCCGATACGGTAGCGCGCCTGGGAGGAGATGAGTTCGTCGTCATTCTGCACCCCGCCCATGGGACCGCACAGGTCGAAACGGTCGCCAAAAAGATTATCGCCAGTTTCGATGAGCCTTTTTCGCTGGCCGGAAATGATATCCATACCGGCACCAGCATCGGCATTGCCCGCTATCCTGCTGACGGCACCTCCATTGAAAGCCTGCTGCGCCATGCCGATGCAGCCATGTATCAGGCCAAGGCGGACGGGCGCCGCACCTACCGTTTCTTCTCGGCGGAGATGAACCGTCGCATTCAGGCCAAACTGACCTTGGAACAACATCTGCGCGAGGCCTGGGCGCGCGGCGAGATGAGCCTGCATTACCAGCCGCAGATGCTGCTTCGCAGCGGAGAGATTGTCGGCGTGGAGGCGCTGTTGCGCTGGTACAGTCCGGTTCTCGGCGAGGTCGCCCCGGACAGATTTATCCCGTTGGCCGAGGAGACGGGGATGCTCGTGCCTCTGAGTGAATGGGTGCTGCACACAGCCTGCCGGCAGATGAAAGTGTGGCACGAGGCGGGCTATGATCATCTGCGCTTGTCCGTGAATATCTCCGCCCGGGTTTTCCACAGCCCCGGCTTCGTCGACTCTCTCGACCGAATGCTTGCGCAAACGGGATTGCCTCCCAACCGCCTGATGCTCGAGATGACGGAAAGCACAGTGATGGAAAAAACAGAGATGGCCATCATGACATTGACCGATCTCAAGGTGAGGGGCGTCATGCTTTCTCTCGACGATTTCGGCACCGGTTATTCCAGTCTCAACCACCTGCGCTCATTCCCGATCGACCAGATAAAAATCGACCGCTCATTTCTTGCTGATTTCGACTGTCCCTTCGGGCAGTCGGCGATTATTGAGGCCATGATTGCCATGGCGCACAGTCTTGGCATTCAGGTTGTGGCGGAAGGAGTTGAAGAGCAGGAACAGGTGGATTTTCTGCTGTCACGCCATTGCGACGAAGTGCAGGGCTTTTACTGGGAGCATCCCCTGCCGGCGATCGAGCTGCTCCCGCATCTGCGCAGCCGCGGGCGTGACACCGCAGGGGGGATGTTTCACTGA
- a CDS encoding PAS domain S-box protein, with translation MSIRWKFLLALAAVIVGVNLLLYFNARLIILDSYLDLEQDKALQDMQRLRSVLQDDLSHLGLMTHNIAHSEQAYRFLSGQEKGAFLDRFAAPNHLHVDTHLIAFIDQEGRFNHGHYMEPGERAGGALPTDIELRLTEMPFLWRHSSHAERFEGILLFPGGAMLVSSSPIAAPDRPTQVVGALIMGSYLETGHVNLLGEISHLSLQGLPVDSTEGQSTEPGALLPLAGSPLSLELANEDTLLGRIHLSDVFGRPVKILQAEIPRDIYRQGLATIRYFMRWSLVLSLAFGVLVYIVQARLARMRQRREESENLLRFLVEQAPDAFFLFDLQRGFVDVNRSACESLHYSREEFMGRGWSILGPEIAALDKPWRQLAPGEGMVTRSRLKRRDGTLLPVEISVSRFEAHGRRLLLALARDIRERLQNEQSLRESEQRYRKLSQEFSVLLDAIADSIVLFSPAMRVVWGNRAASRVVGMTEDSLLGHSCAEVLQHRTGELCRGCPVRKTFQTGRMWERIEHDFQGRVWEVRTFPLAGHDDGVTGVIRLAADITEKTRLREENLRAGRLAALGELSAGVAHEINNPNGLILMSLPTLREAFADVRTLLDAYHAEQGDFDLAGVSYGTMREEIPLLLEEMTDGARRVKRIVEDLKNFTRREEVDEDELFDLNDAVQRALRLVANPLEKCSAAATVELTGTPLVVRGISARIEQVLVNLILNACQSLTGSRRRLWIRTRLDVENNCALAEVEDEGQGISPEDLPRITDPFFTTRRREGGTGLGLSVSSRIVREHRGKLEFSSRPGQGTRVVLTLPLAGEEVDLDS, from the coding sequence ATGTCGATTCGCTGGAAATTTCTACTTGCTCTGGCCGCCGTCATTGTCGGTGTCAACCTGCTTCTTTACTTCAATGCCCGCCTGATTATTCTCGACAGTTATCTTGACCTTGAACAGGATAAGGCCCTACAGGACATGCAGCGCCTGCGCTCGGTGCTGCAGGACGACCTCTCTCATCTCGGGCTGATGACCCACAATATCGCGCATAGCGAGCAGGCTTACAGGTTTCTGAGCGGTCAGGAGAAAGGGGCTTTTCTTGATCGCTTCGCCGCCCCCAACCATCTGCATGTCGATACCCACCTCATTGCTTTCATCGATCAAGAAGGCCGTTTTAACCATGGACATTACATGGAACCCGGAGAGCGTGCGGGCGGCGCGCTGCCGACGGATATTGAACTTCGTTTGACGGAGATGCCTTTTTTATGGCGCCATAGCAGTCATGCCGAACGGTTTGAGGGAATCCTGCTTTTCCCCGGGGGGGCCATGCTGGTCTCCTCAAGCCCCATCGCTGCTCCCGATCGCCCCACCCAAGTCGTGGGGGCCCTGATCATGGGGAGCTACCTCGAGACGGGGCATGTCAATCTGCTCGGCGAAATAAGCCACCTCTCTCTGCAGGGACTGCCGGTGGATTCGACCGAGGGGCAATCAACAGAACCCGGTGCGCTGCTGCCCCTGGCCGGCAGTCCCCTCAGCCTTGAACTCGCCAATGAGGATACACTTCTGGGACGCATCCATCTCAGTGATGTGTTCGGCCGACCGGTGAAAATCCTGCAGGCCGAAATTCCGCGGGACATCTACCGTCAGGGACTTGCCACCATCAGGTACTTCATGCGCTGGAGCCTTGTGCTCAGCCTCGCTTTCGGCGTGCTGGTCTATATTGTTCAAGCCCGGCTTGCGCGCATGAGACAGCGGCGGGAGGAGAGCGAGAACCTTCTGCGCTTCCTGGTGGAGCAGGCGCCGGATGCATTTTTCCTGTTCGATCTCCAGCGTGGGTTTGTCGATGTGAACCGTTCTGCCTGTGAATCCCTGCACTATTCACGAGAGGAATTCATGGGACGAGGCTGGTCGATTCTCGGCCCCGAAATTGCCGCGCTTGACAAGCCCTGGCGGCAACTGGCGCCGGGGGAAGGGATGGTGACGCGGTCCCGATTGAAGCGTCGCGACGGCACTCTGCTGCCGGTTGAAATCAGTGTCTCGCGTTTTGAGGCGCATGGCCGTCGTTTGCTGTTGGCCCTGGCGCGCGATATCCGCGAGCGCCTGCAGAACGAACAGTCGCTGCGCGAGAGCGAACAGCGCTACCGCAAGCTGTCGCAGGAGTTTTCGGTTCTGCTCGACGCCATCGCCGATTCCATCGTTTTGTTCTCTCCTGCCATGAGGGTGGTCTGGGGCAACAGGGCCGCTTCACGGGTGGTGGGAATGACGGAGGATTCACTCCTCGGTCATTCATGCGCCGAAGTATTGCAGCATCGCACCGGGGAGTTGTGCAGGGGCTGCCCTGTCCGCAAGACCTTTCAGACCGGCCGGATGTGGGAGCGCATTGAGCACGACTTCCAGGGTCGGGTCTGGGAGGTGAGGACGTTTCCTCTTGCGGGGCACGACGACGGCGTGACGGGAGTCATCCGGTTGGCCGCCGATATTACGGAAAAAACACGCCTGCGCGAAGAAAACCTGCGGGCCGGGCGCCTGGCCGCTCTCGGCGAACTCTCCGCCGGGGTGGCCCACGAGATCAACAACCCCAACGGTCTCATTCTGATGAGCCTGCCGACGCTGCGTGAGGCCTTTGCCGATGTTCGAACTCTTCTCGATGCCTATCATGCAGAACAGGGTGATTTTGACCTGGCGGGAGTCTCTTACGGCACAATGCGCGAGGAAATTCCGCTTTTGCTGGAGGAAATGACCGACGGCGCCCGCCGTGTTAAAAGGATTGTGGAGGATCTGAAGAATTTTACCCGCCGCGAAGAGGTCGACGAGGATGAGCTTTTTGATCTTAATGACGCGGTGCAGCGTGCGTTGCGCCTGGTCGCCAATCCTCTGGAGAAGTGCAGTGCCGCGGCAACGGTGGAACTGACGGGTACCCCGCTGGTGGTGCGGGGCATCTCGGCGCGCATCGAGCAGGTGCTGGTCAACCTGATATTGAATGCCTGCCAGTCTTTGACCGGCTCCCGTCGGCGCCTCTGGATTCGCACCCGCTTGGATGTGGAAAATAACTGTGCCCTGGCCGAGGTCGAAGATGAAGGGCAGGGCATATCGCCCGAAGATCTGCCGCGCATTACCGATCCCTTTTTCACCACCCGCCGCCGCGAAGGCGGGACCGGTCTGGGGTTGTCGGTTTCTTCGCGAATTGTGCGTGAGCACCGGGGGAAACTTGAATTTTCATCGCGTCCGGGACAGGGGACCAGAGTCGTCCTGACGCTGCCGCTGGCCGGCGAGGAGGTTGATCTTGACAGCTGA